From the genome of Capricornis sumatraensis isolate serow.1 chromosome 17, serow.2, whole genome shotgun sequence, one region includes:
- the MFSD8 gene encoding major facilitator superfamily domain-containing protein 8 isoform X1: MASLGVDSEQEPLLGDRTPGSREWDIIETEEHYKSRWRSIRILYLTMFLSSVGFSIVIMSIWPYLQKIDQTADASFLGWVIASYSLGQMVASPLFGLWSNYRPRKEPLIVSIFISVAANCLYAYVHVPASHNKYYMLAARGLVGFGAGNVAVIRSYIAGATSLQERTSSMANTSACQALGFILGPVFQTCFALIGEKGVTWDVIKLQINMYTAPVLLGAFLGILNIILILTILREHRVDDTGRQCKNINFEEASTDEVQVPQGNIDEVAVVATNVLFFVILFIFALFETIVTPLTMDMYAWTREQAVLYDGIILAALGVEAVIIFMGIKLLSKKIGERALLLGGLIIIWVGFFVLLPWGNQFPKIQWEDLHNNSIPNTTFGEIIITLWKSPREDHSEEPTGCPVEQAWCLYTPMIHLAQFLISAVLIGIGYPSCNVMSYTLYSKILGPNPQVSPMRVLLPPQGVYMGWLTASGSAARILGPVFISQVYTAWGPRWAFSLVCGMVVLTITLLGVVYRRLIAFSVRHGRIQE; this comes from the exons GATTTTCCATTGTGATAATGTCAATATGGCCGTATCTCCAAAAG aTTGATCAGACTGCTGATGCAAGTTTTTTGGGCTGGGTTATTGCTTCATATAGCCTTGGCCAAATGGTAGCCTCACCTCTATTTGGTTTGTGGTCTAATTACAGACCAAGAAAAGAACctcttattgtttccattttcatttcggTGGCAGCCAATTGCCTCTATGCATATGTCCACGTTCCAGCTTCTCATAATAAATACTACATGTTGGCTGCTCGTGGATTGGTAGGATTTGGGGCAG GAAATGTAGCTGTTATTAGGTCATATATTGCTGGTGCTACCTCTCTTCAGGAAAGAACAAGTTCCATGGCAAACACAAGTGCTTGTCAAGCATTAGGCTTTATTCTCGGTCCAG ttTTTCAGACTTGTTTTGCACTCATTGGCGAAAAGGGCGTGACGTGGGATGTCATTAAGCTGCAGATAAACATGTACACAGCACCAGTTTTACTGGGTGCCTTCCTgggaattttaaatattattctgaTCCTTACTATATTAAG agaaCATCGTGTGGATGACACAGGACGACagtgtaaaaatattaattttgaagAAG CAAGTACAGATGAAGTCCAAGTCCCCCAAGGAAATATTGATGAAGTTGCTGTGGTGGCCACCAATGTTCTGTTTTTTGTGATTCTATTTATCTTTGCCCTTTTTGAAAC cATTGTGACTCCATTAACAATGGATATGTATGCCTGGACCAGAGAACAAGCTGTATTATATGATGGAATAATACTTGCTGCTCTTGGAGTTGAGGCAGTTATTATTTTCATGGGGATAAAACTACTTTCCAAAAA GATTGGTGAGCGTGCTCTTCTACTGGGAGGACTCATCATTATATGGGTTGGCTTCTTTGTCTTGTTACCTTGGGGAAATCAGTTTCCCAAAATACAGTGGGAAG atTTACATAATAACTCAATCCCTAATACCACATTTGGAGAAATAATTATTACTCTTTGGAAGTCTCCGAGAGAAGATCACAGTGAAGAACCAACTGGTTGCCCAGTTGAACAAGCATGGTGCCTGTATACCCCCATGATCCATCTGGCCCAGTTCCTCATATCAGCTGTGCTAATTGGAATAGGCTATCCATCCTGCAATGTTATGTCTTATACATTATATTCAAAAATTCTGGGACCAAACCCTCAGGTGAGTCC TATGCGTGTGCTTCTCCCTCCACAGGGTGTGTACATGGGCTGGCTAACAGCATCTGGAAGTGCAGCACGGATTCTTGGACCTGTGTTCATCAGCCAAGTGTACACTGCCTGGGGTCCACGGTGGGCTTTCAGCCTAGTGTGTGGGATGGTGGTGCTGACCATCACACTCCTGGGTGTGGTTTACAGAAGACTCATTGCTTTTTCTGTAAGGCATGGAAGGATTCAAGAATAA
- the MFSD8 gene encoding major facilitator superfamily domain-containing protein 8 isoform X3 yields the protein MASLGVDSEQEPLLGDRTPGSREWDIIETEEHYKSRWRSIRILYLTMFLSSVGFSIVIMSIWPYLQKIDQTADASFLGWVIASYSLGQMVASPLFGLWSNYRPRKEPLIVSIFISVAANCLYAYVHVPASHNKYYMLAARGLVGFGAGNVAVIRSYIAGATSLQERTSSMANTSACQALGFILGPGRFFQTCFALIGEKGVTWDVIKLQINMYTAPVLLGAFLGILNIILILTILREHRVDDTGRQCKNINFEEASTDEVQVPQGNIDEVAVVATNVLFFVILFIFALFETIVTPLTMDMYAWTREQAVLYDGIILAALGVEAVIIFMGIKLLSKKIGERALLLGGLIIIWVGFFVLLPWGNQFPKIQWEDLHNNSIPNTTFGEIIITLWKSPREDHSEEPTGCPVEQAWCLYTPMIHLAQFLISAVLIGIGYPSCNVMSYTLYSKILGPNPQGVYMGWLTASGSAARILGPVFISQVYTAWGPRWAFSLVCGMVVLTITLLGVVYRRLIAFSVRHGRIQE from the exons GATTTTCCATTGTGATAATGTCAATATGGCCGTATCTCCAAAAG aTTGATCAGACTGCTGATGCAAGTTTTTTGGGCTGGGTTATTGCTTCATATAGCCTTGGCCAAATGGTAGCCTCACCTCTATTTGGTTTGTGGTCTAATTACAGACCAAGAAAAGAACctcttattgtttccattttcatttcggTGGCAGCCAATTGCCTCTATGCATATGTCCACGTTCCAGCTTCTCATAATAAATACTACATGTTGGCTGCTCGTGGATTGGTAGGATTTGGGGCAG GAAATGTAGCTGTTATTAGGTCATATATTGCTGGTGCTACCTCTCTTCAGGAAAGAACAAGTTCCATGGCAAACACAAGTGCTTGTCAAGCATTAGGCTTTATTCTCGGTCCAGGTAGGT ttTTTCAGACTTGTTTTGCACTCATTGGCGAAAAGGGCGTGACGTGGGATGTCATTAAGCTGCAGATAAACATGTACACAGCACCAGTTTTACTGGGTGCCTTCCTgggaattttaaatattattctgaTCCTTACTATATTAAG agaaCATCGTGTGGATGACACAGGACGACagtgtaaaaatattaattttgaagAAG CAAGTACAGATGAAGTCCAAGTCCCCCAAGGAAATATTGATGAAGTTGCTGTGGTGGCCACCAATGTTCTGTTTTTTGTGATTCTATTTATCTTTGCCCTTTTTGAAAC cATTGTGACTCCATTAACAATGGATATGTATGCCTGGACCAGAGAACAAGCTGTATTATATGATGGAATAATACTTGCTGCTCTTGGAGTTGAGGCAGTTATTATTTTCATGGGGATAAAACTACTTTCCAAAAA GATTGGTGAGCGTGCTCTTCTACTGGGAGGACTCATCATTATATGGGTTGGCTTCTTTGTCTTGTTACCTTGGGGAAATCAGTTTCCCAAAATACAGTGGGAAG atTTACATAATAACTCAATCCCTAATACCACATTTGGAGAAATAATTATTACTCTTTGGAAGTCTCCGAGAGAAGATCACAGTGAAGAACCAACTGGTTGCCCAGTTGAACAAGCATGGTGCCTGTATACCCCCATGATCCATCTGGCCCAGTTCCTCATATCAGCTGTGCTAATTGGAATAGGCTATCCATCCTGCAATGTTATGTCTTATACATTATATTCAAAAATTCTGGGACCAAACCCTCAG GGTGTGTACATGGGCTGGCTAACAGCATCTGGAAGTGCAGCACGGATTCTTGGACCTGTGTTCATCAGCCAAGTGTACACTGCCTGGGGTCCACGGTGGGCTTTCAGCCTAGTGTGTGGGATGGTGGTGCTGACCATCACACTCCTGGGTGTGGTTTACAGAAGACTCATTGCTTTTTCTGTAAGGCATGGAAGGATTCAAGAATAA
- the MFSD8 gene encoding major facilitator superfamily domain-containing protein 8 isoform X2, with translation MASLGVDSEQEPLLGDRTPGSREWDIIETEEHYKSRWRSIRILYLTMFLSSVGFSIVIMSIWPYLQKIDQTADASFLGWVIASYSLGQMVASPLFGLWSNYRPRKEPLIVSIFISVAANCLYAYVHVPASHNKYYMLAARGLVGFGAGNVAVIRSYIAGATSLQERTSSMANTSACQALGFILGPVFQTCFALIGEKGVTWDVIKLQINMYTAPVLLGAFLGILNIILILTILREHRVDDTGRQCKNINFEEASTDEVQVPQGNIDEVAVVATNVLFFVILFIFALFETIVTPLTMDMYAWTREQAVLYDGIILAALGVEAVIIFMGIKLLSKKIGERALLLGGLIIIWVGFFVLLPWGNQFPKIQWEDLHNNSIPNTTFGEIIITLWKSPREDHSEEPTGCPVEQAWCLYTPMIHLAQFLISAVLIGIGYPSCNVMSYTLYSKILGPNPQGVYMGWLTASGSAARILGPVFISQVYTAWGPRWAFSLVCGMVVLTITLLGVVYRRLIAFSVRHGRIQE, from the exons GATTTTCCATTGTGATAATGTCAATATGGCCGTATCTCCAAAAG aTTGATCAGACTGCTGATGCAAGTTTTTTGGGCTGGGTTATTGCTTCATATAGCCTTGGCCAAATGGTAGCCTCACCTCTATTTGGTTTGTGGTCTAATTACAGACCAAGAAAAGAACctcttattgtttccattttcatttcggTGGCAGCCAATTGCCTCTATGCATATGTCCACGTTCCAGCTTCTCATAATAAATACTACATGTTGGCTGCTCGTGGATTGGTAGGATTTGGGGCAG GAAATGTAGCTGTTATTAGGTCATATATTGCTGGTGCTACCTCTCTTCAGGAAAGAACAAGTTCCATGGCAAACACAAGTGCTTGTCAAGCATTAGGCTTTATTCTCGGTCCAG ttTTTCAGACTTGTTTTGCACTCATTGGCGAAAAGGGCGTGACGTGGGATGTCATTAAGCTGCAGATAAACATGTACACAGCACCAGTTTTACTGGGTGCCTTCCTgggaattttaaatattattctgaTCCTTACTATATTAAG agaaCATCGTGTGGATGACACAGGACGACagtgtaaaaatattaattttgaagAAG CAAGTACAGATGAAGTCCAAGTCCCCCAAGGAAATATTGATGAAGTTGCTGTGGTGGCCACCAATGTTCTGTTTTTTGTGATTCTATTTATCTTTGCCCTTTTTGAAAC cATTGTGACTCCATTAACAATGGATATGTATGCCTGGACCAGAGAACAAGCTGTATTATATGATGGAATAATACTTGCTGCTCTTGGAGTTGAGGCAGTTATTATTTTCATGGGGATAAAACTACTTTCCAAAAA GATTGGTGAGCGTGCTCTTCTACTGGGAGGACTCATCATTATATGGGTTGGCTTCTTTGTCTTGTTACCTTGGGGAAATCAGTTTCCCAAAATACAGTGGGAAG atTTACATAATAACTCAATCCCTAATACCACATTTGGAGAAATAATTATTACTCTTTGGAAGTCTCCGAGAGAAGATCACAGTGAAGAACCAACTGGTTGCCCAGTTGAACAAGCATGGTGCCTGTATACCCCCATGATCCATCTGGCCCAGTTCCTCATATCAGCTGTGCTAATTGGAATAGGCTATCCATCCTGCAATGTTATGTCTTATACATTATATTCAAAAATTCTGGGACCAAACCCTCAG GGTGTGTACATGGGCTGGCTAACAGCATCTGGAAGTGCAGCACGGATTCTTGGACCTGTGTTCATCAGCCAAGTGTACACTGCCTGGGGTCCACGGTGGGCTTTCAGCCTAGTGTGTGGGATGGTGGTGCTGACCATCACACTCCTGGGTGTGGTTTACAGAAGACTCATTGCTTTTTCTGTAAGGCATGGAAGGATTCAAGAATAA